A DNA window from Fragaria vesca subsp. vesca linkage group LG3, FraVesHawaii_1.0, whole genome shotgun sequence contains the following coding sequences:
- the LOC101310013 gene encoding F-box protein At3g07870-like has protein sequence MNLPEDLKVKYCLEVVGSCNGLLCLNDLGRRFYISNPITGESLLLPEPVKNEKIVIPYVSGFGFSPINDVYTVLLIYTIQGSDVGEVMVLSLGSSGLWRSVGSSVYPKRESQPYMTHLNGRLHWSVKSNGSLLICSFDLETEKLQESPPFSMEQANSKFVTLGVLGGCLCLMGWNGDNVSCSTWVMKDYGGGVLDERV, from the coding sequence ATGAATCTTCCTGAAGATCTAAAGGTCAAGTACTGCCTAGAAGTCGTGGGTTCCTGCAACGGACTCCTCTGCCTAAATGATCTAGGGCGCCGTTTTTACATATCCAATCCCATTACTGGTGAGTCACTGCTTCTTCCTGAGCCTGTTAAAAATGAGAAAATTGTTATTCCATATGTCTCAGGTTTTGGATTTAGTCCCATCAATGATGTCTATACAGTGTTGCTTATCTATACAATCCAAGGATCTGATGTAGGGGAGGTGATGGTTTTGAGTCTTGGCTCTTCTGGTTTATGGAGAAGCGTTGGAAGTTCTGTATACCCTAAGCGGGAAAGCCAACCATATATGACTCATCTGAATGGACGTCTTCATTGGTCTGTTAAGAGTAATGGTTCACTTTTGATATGTTCCTTTGATCTTGAAACCGAGAAGTTGCAAGAGTCACCACCATTTTCTATGGAACAAGCTAATTCTAAGTTCGTGACCCTTGGAGTTTTGGGAGGTTGTCTCTGCTTAATGGGTTGGAATGGTGACAATGTTTCTTGTAGTACTTGGGTGATGAAAGATTATGGTGGAGGGGTCTTGGACGAAAGAGTATGA